A genomic window from Engraulis encrasicolus isolate BLACKSEA-1 chromosome 14, IST_EnEncr_1.0, whole genome shotgun sequence includes:
- the LOC134463406 gene encoding DNA ligase 1-like, translated as MDRLREHVRSGMSESVRVEVEGLLNAMIGEAEQRQQDLIRSVEGLEQQIIDKVNEKQAFFLHREEETERLHAEAELARRTVRVEMLEDKTFKDMKREVEVEERKKEKLRKERWALWMDNRRKRWQLEMKEEAEYDRRMPGDVDKLYTMGQVAFETTKPLIDTTLTGSHETAARKQKLLNEFRSTAAKWMESDDHPQDPETNSTIPAILKGWMLRDRQDPKTNRAIPAVLKGWMVRDRWQYLREDCKAFIKDQPLKEFTCHAEIGKLIRESEKIRKKNIKQFEKELKEHHAERERELNKIRAAEMKERKPLERIIRKEKKKQHKAEKKVKKAQEKQYNAQIKALKEQEQKHGEILLQEALAMVEAKKAQEQAGAQGEGQGQGQGETERRRWRLFSLRRSS; from the exons ATGGATCGCCTCAGAGAGCACGTCCGATCCGGCATGAGTGAGAGCGTGCGGGTCGAGGTGGAGGGACTGCTCAACGCTATGATAGGGGAAGCTGAGCAGAGACAGCAGGACTTGATCCGCTCTGTGGAAGGCCTGGAGCAGCAGATCATAGACAAGGTGAACGAGAAGCAGGCCTTCTTCCTgcacagagaggaggagacggagagacTCCATGCAGAAGCGGAGCTGGCCAGACGGACAGTGAGAGTTGAGATGCTGGAAGATAAG ACATTCAAAGATATGAAGAGGGAGGTAGAAGTGGAGGAACGAAAGAAGGAGAAACTGAGGAAGGAGAGGTGGGCCCTCTGGATGGACAACAGGAGGAAGAGGTGGCAGctggagatgaaggaggaggcgGAGTACGATCGGCGCATGCCCGGAGACGTGGACAAACTCTACACAATGGGCCAAGTTGCATTCGAGACGACCAAGCCACTCATCGATACCACCCTGACAGGATCGCATGAGACAGCCGCTCGTAAACAAAAGCTGCTGAATGAATTCAGGAGTACAGCGGCCAAGTGGATG GAGTCAGATGACCATCCCCAAGACCCCGAGACCAACAGCACCATCCCTGCCATCCTGAAAGGCTGGATGCTTAGGGATCGCCAAGACCCCAAGACCAACAGGGCGATCCCTGCCGTCCTGAAAGGCTGGATGGTGAGGGATCGCTGGCAGTATCTCCGGGAGGACTGCAAGGCCTTTATCAAAGACCAACCATTGAAG GAATTCACCTGCCATGCAGAGATAGGGAAGTTGATCAGGGAGAGTGAAAAGATCAGGAAAAAGAACATCAAGCAGTTTGAGAAAGAGCTGAAAGAGCACCACGCTGAGAGGGAGCGAGAGCTGAATAAGATCAGGGCAGCCGAGATGAAAGAGAGGAAGCCGTTGGAGAGAATCAtcaggaaagagaaaaagaagcagCACAAGGCAGAAAAGAAGGTCAAGAAGGCGCAGGAGAAGCAGTACAATGCACAGATCAAGGCCTTGAAGGAGCAGGAGCAGAAACATGGAGAGATACTGCTGCAGGAAGCACTGGCCATGGTTGAGGCCAAGAAGGCCCAGGAACAGgctggggcccagggagaggggcaggggcagggccagGGGGAGACAGAGCGTAGGCGCTGGAGGCTCTTCTCCCTGAGAAGATCATCTTAA